Proteins encoded by one window of Microcoleus sp. FACHB-68:
- a CDS encoding PAS domain S-box protein, giving the protein MQQKMRENWEIETKFIQEKALIQALLNAATGSAIIVDPTGTIRALNGTAAQRLGKLPGELIGLALYDLLPSDIAGTRKIKFDEAICTLLPLDFEDKSSNLYFENRIEQVWDGVELNALIVYEREITAPKQAEPVKATTENANEQYYRAILDAQSATICRFLINGTLTFVNHACYDYFGKTPEQLLGEKFFSLFPEPERVKLQQNLGFISKENPHKTLEFLASEPNGNTRYQRWTIRTIFNPEGQPVEFQAVGEDITAQVQAEAALREKKRLLERIAEATPSIIYLYDLIEKRNVYCNRAMFANLGYTSAQIQAMGTTFLSEVMHTEDWAKIQLNSEKFAKAKEGEIVEGEYRLRHAGGEWRWFYSQDTVFARTADGRPHLLLGIAEDITERKQTELDLRSSRQMLHLIIDNIPQAIFWKDRNSVYLGANRLFAQDAGLDSVENIVGKTDYDLAWRKEEADFFRACDRQVMETDTPQYHMIETQLEADGRQAWLDTNKVPLHDASGTVIGILGTYEDITERKQMEEALQASEERFRLLVEGVKDYAIYLLDPQGYVISWNAGAQRIKGYQAQEIIGRHFSCFYPLEDQQLDKPNQQLKTCAATGRFEGEGWRICKNGSRFWASVALSALRDEAGKLRGFAKVVRDITERRQAEEALQKANEILGIKVEVQTTELRVVIEQLHQEIGQRTQAEAEAQKSQQKYRSVVNSLKEVIFQTDTAGSWTFLNPAWYEITGFSVEESLGKFFLEFVHPDDQPCQIELFQQLINGEKDYCRQEIRYLTKHHKTLHSGSPPGGGSEAAGGYSWLEVFARLSTDDSGELTGITGTLNDITERKQTEAALRESEERFRRAFEDVATGMALEGLDGGYLQVNRALCQILGYSELELTATTSQTITHPADLPICLEAYRNFETGKVHCQQLEKRYIHKDGHTVWAQVTKSLMYNPEGQPLYYVSQIQDITERKQVEAALRESEVFFRQLAENVDEVFWIVTPDFGQMLYVSPMYEQIWGRSCEQVYASPRSWLDAVHLEDREQLLPALAGSLAKPQQFQSSEIVLNQEYRIIRPDGSIRWIWDRSFPVRNAAGEVYRLCRVAKDITGRKQVEEELHKALAKEKELSELRSRFVTMVSHEFRTPLSTILSSADLLEYYCEEWPVEKTEKKLEHLGRIQTAAVNMTQLLNDVLVIGRNDAGKLPFHPTWVDLPTFCCDLIEEFQIGADKSHIIEFIQIKPKVSHSIESVYRKFTEVWADEKLLRQILSNLLSNALKYSPERGQIKFKLACQQTEAMFQIQDNGIGIPPEDQQRLFEAFHRAKNVGDIPGTGLGLAIVKRAVDMHSGYITVKSEVGMGTTFTVALPLTNRSNFDEEDSSD; this is encoded by the coding sequence ATGCAGCAAAAAATGAGAGAAAACTGGGAGATAGAAACAAAATTCATCCAAGAAAAAGCCCTAATCCAAGCGCTTCTAAATGCTGCAACCGGCTCAGCTATCATAGTTGATCCCACCGGCACGATCAGAGCACTGAATGGAACAGCAGCTCAAAGACTCGGAAAACTCCCCGGTGAACTCATTGGATTAGCCCTTTACGATCTGTTGCCAAGTGACATTGCCGGCACAAGAAAAATAAAATTTGACGAAGCGATTTGCACCCTTTTACCCCTAGACTTTGAAGACAAAAGCAGCAATCTTTATTTTGAAAATCGCATTGAGCAAGTCTGGGATGGCGTAGAGCTAAACGCTTTAATCGTTTATGAGCGCGAGATTACAGCCCCCAAGCAAGCAGAACCCGTAAAAGCCACTACAGAAAACGCAAACGAACAATACTACCGCGCCATTCTTGATGCCCAAAGCGCAACAATCTGCCGGTTTTTGATAAACGGCACTCTCACCTTTGTTAACCATGCCTGTTACGATTATTTTGGCAAAACGCCAGAACAACTGCTCGGTGAGAAATTTTTCTCTCTTTTTCCAGAACCAGAACGAGTTAAACTCCAACAAAACCTCGGATTTATAAGCAAAGAAAACCCCCACAAAACACTAGAGTTTTTGGCAAGCGAGCCGAACGGAAACACTCGCTATCAACGGTGGACAATTCGCACTATTTTTAACCCAGAAGGGCAGCCGGTTGAATTCCAAGCAGTCGGAGAAGATATTACCGCACAAGTGCAAGCCGAAGCAGCGCTGCGCGAGAAAAAACGTCTTCTCGAACGCATTGCCGAAGCCACGCCCAGTATTATCTATCTCTACGATCTCATTGAGAAGCGAAACGTCTATTGCAACCGCGCGATGTTTGCAAACCTGGGCTACACATCGGCACAAATCCAAGCAATGGGCACGACATTTCTTTCCGAAGTTATGCACACTGAAGATTGGGCAAAAATACAGCTAAACTCCGAAAAATTTGCCAAAGCCAAAGAGGGGGAAATTGTAGAAGGCGAGTACCGGCTGCGACACGCCGGCGGAGAGTGGCGCTGGTTTTACAGCCAGGATACGGTTTTTGCCCGCACAGCCGATGGCCGCCCCCATCTGCTGTTGGGGATTGCTGAAGACATTACCGAACGCAAGCAGACTGAGCTTGATCTGCGTTCGTCTCGGCAGATGTTGCACTTGATCATTGATAATATTCCGCAAGCGATCTTCTGGAAAGATAGAAATTCTGTTTACTTGGGTGCCAACCGTCTGTTTGCCCAAGATGCTGGGCTGGATTCTGTGGAAAACATTGTCGGTAAAACAGATTACGACTTAGCTTGGAGAAAAGAAGAAGCCGACTTTTTCCGCGCGTGTGACCGGCAAGTAATGGAGACAGACACCCCGCAGTATCACATGATTGAAACCCAACTAGAAGCCGATGGCAGGCAAGCTTGGCTAGACACGAATAAAGTGCCCCTCCATGACGCTTCAGGAACGGTAATTGGCATTTTGGGCACTTATGAGGATATAACCGAACGCAAACAAATGGAGGAAGCTCTACAAGCAAGTGAAGAGCGATTTCGCCTGCTGGTGGAGGGAGTGAAAGATTATGCAATTTATCTGCTAGATCCCCAAGGATATGTGATCAGTTGGAATGCCGGCGCACAGCGGATCAAAGGCTATCAGGCCCAGGAGATCATCGGCAGGCATTTTTCTTGCTTTTACCCACTCGAAGACCAGCAGTTAGACAAACCGAATCAGCAGCTAAAAACTTGCGCCGCTACAGGCCGGTTTGAAGGCGAAGGCTGGAGAATTTGCAAAAATGGGTCGCGGTTTTGGGCGAGTGTGGCGCTCAGTGCCTTGCGAGATGAAGCGGGGAAACTGCGGGGTTTTGCGAAAGTCGTGCGCGACATCACGGAACGCCGGCAGGCAGAAGAAGCGTTGCAAAAAGCCAATGAAATTTTAGGCATCAAAGTTGAGGTGCAGACCACAGAATTGCGTGTGGTGATCGAACAATTGCATCAAGAAATTGGACAGCGGACTCAGGCAGAGGCAGAAGCGCAAAAAAGCCAGCAAAAGTATCGCTCAGTTGTTAATAGTCTCAAAGAAGTTATTTTCCAAACAGACACAGCGGGATCGTGGACATTTCTCAATCCTGCTTGGTATGAAATCACCGGCTTTAGTGTTGAGGAAAGCTTAGGAAAGTTTTTTCTTGAGTTCGTCCATCCCGACGATCAGCCGTGCCAGATCGAGCTATTTCAACAGCTAATTAACGGCGAAAAAGATTACTGCCGGCAAGAAATTCGCTACCTCACCAAACATCATAAAACTTTACACAGCGGTTCTCCCCCAGGTGGGGGAAGTGAAGCGGCGGGCGGCTACAGCTGGCTGGAAGTGTTCGCCCGTCTGAGCACCGACGATTCTGGCGAACTCACCGGCATCACCGGCACCCTCAACGACATTACAGAACGCAAGCAAACCGAGGCGGCGCTACGGGAAAGTGAGGAACGCTTCCGGCGTGCCTTTGAGGATGTGGCCACCGGCATGGCACTTGAGGGACTCGATGGCGGTTACTTGCAGGTTAACCGCGCCTTGTGCCAGATCCTAGGTTATTCAGAATTAGAATTAACGGCAACGACTTCCCAAACGATTACCCATCCAGCAGACTTGCCGATCTGCTTAGAGGCTTACCGCAACTTTGAAACCGGCAAAGTTCACTGCCAGCAGCTCGAAAAGCGCTACATTCATAAAGATGGCCACACAGTTTGGGCGCAGGTGACAAAGTCTCTGATGTATAATCCTGAAGGTCAGCCGCTTTATTATGTCTCCCAGATCCAAGACATCACCGAGCGCAAGCAGGTAGAGGCGGCGCTCCGTGAATCAGAAGTGTTTTTCCGCCAGTTAGCAGAAAATGTTGATGAAGTCTTTTGGATTGTCACTCCAGACTTCGGCCAGATGCTCTACGTTAGTCCAATGTATGAACAAATTTGGGGCCGATCTTGTGAGCAGGTTTATGCCTCACCCCGCTCCTGGCTAGATGCCGTACATTTAGAAGATCGGGAGCAATTGCTGCCGGCACTGGCCGGTTCTCTGGCTAAACCTCAGCAATTTCAATCGAGCGAGATCGTCTTAAATCAGGAGTACCGCATCATTCGACCTGACGGATCTATCCGCTGGATTTGGGATCGCAGCTTTCCCGTTCGCAATGCAGCCGGTGAAGTTTACCGTTTGTGCCGTGTGGCTAAGGATATTACAGGTCGCAAACAGGTAGAAGAAGAACTTCATAAAGCGCTGGCGAAAGAGAAAGAACTTAGTGAATTGCGCTCTCGGTTTGTGACAATGGTTTCTCATGAATTTCGCACACCCCTGTCCACTATCTTGTCTTCAGCAGATTTACTTGAATATTATTGTGAAGAATGGCCCGTTGAGAAAACCGAGAAAAAACTTGAACATTTGGGACGGATTCAAACGGCTGCGGTTAATATGACTCAGTTATTAAATGATGTCTTAGTTATTGGGAGAAATGATGCCGGTAAATTGCCTTTCCACCCCACTTGGGTCGATCTGCCTACCTTCTGCTGCGATTTAATTGAAGAGTTCCAAATCGGTGCCGATAAGTCCCACATCATTGAATTTATTCAAATCAAACCAAAAGTTTCGCATAGCATAGAATCTGTCTACCGTAAATTTACTGAAGTCTGGGCAGATGAAAAACTGCTGCGGCAAATTCTCAGCAATCTGCTGTCAAACGCGCTGAAATACTCCCCCGAAAGAGGGCAAATCAAATTTAAACTCGCTTGTCAGCAGACAGAAGCAATGTTCCAAATCCAAGACAACGGGATTGGGATTCCGCCAGAAGACCAACAGCGACTCTTTGAAGCGTTCCACCGCGCTAAAAATGTTGGAGATATCCCAGGAACCGGCCTCGGTTTAGCTATTGTAAAAAGAGCAGTGGATATGCACAGCGGCTATATTACAGTGAAAAGTGAAGTTGGTATGGGAACTACCTTTACAGTCGCACTGCCATTAACCAACCGGAGCAACTTTGATGAAGAAGATTCTAGTGATTGA
- a CDS encoding response regulator, translating to MKKILVIEDEKPVLTNILEILTSGGFNSIGADNGELGVQLAKENPPDLVLCDIMMPLLDGYGVLTLLRSEPATAAIPFIFLTAKADKTELRQGMNLGADDYLTKPFRRKELLEAISSRLAKHAALMQQYTAERQRAEALNQKMQELQHMSDTQEELLKKLISELCDPLSNINMAIRLLKNPPPGGHRDRYLEILQEEFEREIALLNQVSELQSLLTPDNIRLLRQFNLLNQKTRN from the coding sequence ATGAAGAAGATTCTAGTGATTGAGGACGAGAAACCAGTTTTAACCAATATCCTAGAGATTCTCACATCGGGAGGATTTAACTCTATCGGTGCGGATAATGGTGAGCTTGGCGTGCAGTTGGCCAAGGAAAATCCCCCGGATTTGGTTCTGTGCGACATCATGATGCCGCTCTTGGACGGTTATGGGGTGCTGACACTCCTGAGATCCGAGCCGGCTACCGCAGCCATTCCTTTTATTTTTCTCACCGCCAAGGCGGATAAAACAGAACTGCGCCAAGGAATGAACTTAGGCGCAGACGACTATCTCACGAAACCTTTTCGGCGCAAAGAGTTGCTAGAAGCCATTTCTTCGCGGCTTGCCAAACACGCAGCACTGATGCAGCAATATACGGCAGAACGCCAACGTGCTGAAGCACTCAACCAAAAAATGCAGGAACTTCAGCACATGAGTGACACCCAAGAGGAACTTTTAAAGAAGCTGATTTCTGAGCTGTGCGATCCCCTCTCTAACATCAACATGGCAATTCGGCTGCTGAAAAATCCCCCACCCGGAGGCCACAGAGATCGCTATTTAGAGATTTTGCAAGAAGAATTTGAACGCGAAATTGCTTTACTGAATCAGGTTTCTGAGCTACAAAGTCTGCTGACGCCAGATAATATCCGCCTTCTGCGTCAATTCAATCTGCTTAATCAAAAAACCAGGAACTAA